From the Daucus carota subsp. sativus chromosome 8, DH1 v3.0, whole genome shotgun sequence genome, one window contains:
- the LOC108198457 gene encoding putative F-box/kelch-repeat protein At1g12870, giving the protein MEENSRTKRASKRWELVMSNFTDDLWTEIFLRLPLESLLRFKSVSKTWLSIISSHRFALSHLAIAPKDDQILIVHHDSLQPEVGDDGSFSLYHLDSSDITEDLNFPYSQGEYPFEYPNCPCEPESLLIGSECGIVCVLVSVSKWPAAKNKEDLYLWNPATKQSKLIPPYTIPNDTMFGVALGFGFDHIDLDFKVVRVVSGPLFAEVYSSNRNDWRKIKHGLINISGHIVFNVCFHGFLLATGYYSGIKGMIAFDLNKEVFICDIKLPVGPFDDVENSSGIHIAQYKDTIAFIFYDSNGDNNVIKLWTLDNEACLSGCGVEALWTKVLSLDLDVPFLFVEGLFNNIQFLLHGVDGDRLLYNSKNKLTTEVPRYFNVAPHEVLKYTKSLFSLTGFKRIKWAASSSRSQESSEWELGMDNESISD; this is encoded by the coding sequence ATGGAAGAAAATAGCAGGACTAAGAGAGCTTCAAAACGCTGGGAACTGGTGATGAGTAATTTCACTGATGATCTGTGGACTGAGATTTTCCTCCGCCTTCCGTTGGAGTCGTTACTCCGATTCAAATCGGTGTCCAAAACTTGGTTGTCCATTATTTCGAGTCATCGTTTCGCTTTATCACATCTCGCAATTGCTCCTAAAGATGATCAAATCCTCATCGTTCACCATGATTCACTCCAACCCGAAGTAGGAGATGACGGCAGTTTTTCACTCTATCATCTCGATTCGAGTGACATTACAGAGGATTTGAATTTTCCTTACTCGCAAGGTGAGTATCCCTTTGAGTATCCCAACTGTCCCTGTGAGCCTGAATCTCTACTTATTGGTTCGGAATGTGGTATTGTTTGTGTTTTGGTTTCGGTCTCCAAGTGGCCTGCTGCCAAAAATAAAGAAGATTTATATCTTTGGAATCCTGCCACTAAGCAGTCCAAGCTCATTCCCCCTTATACTATACCCAATGATACTATGTTTGGTGTTGCTTTAGGCTTTGGCTTTGATCACATTGACTTGGATTTTAAAGTTGTTAGAGTTGTATCTGGACCTCTTTTTGCGGAGGTCTATTCTTCAAACAGGAATGATTGGCGAAAGATTAAGCACGGGCTTATTAATATCTCCGGACACATTGTATTTAATGTATGCTTTCACGGATTTCTGTTAGCAACCGGATACTATAGTGGTATCAAAGGTATGATTGCTTTTGATTTAAACAAGGAGGtgtttatttgtgatattaagcTCCCTGTTGGTCCTTTTGATGATGTTGAGAATTCTAGTGGAATACACATTGCTCAATACAAGGATACTATTGCCTTCATTTTTTATGATAGTAACGGGGACAACAATGTGATTAAATTGTGGACACTAGACAATGAGGCATGTCTTTCTGGCTGTGGAGTTGAGGCATTATGGACTAAAGTGCTCAGCCTTGATTTAGATGTGCCGTTTCTCTTTGTTGAGGGCCTTTTTAACAATATTCAATTCTTACTACATGGTGTAGATGGTGATCGGTTATTGTATAACTCGAAGAACAAATTAACCACAGAAGTCCCTAGGTATTTTAACGTTGCACCTCATGAAGTTTTAAAGTATACGAAGAGCTTGTTTTCACTCACAGGATTCAAACGAATCAAGTGGGCTGCTTCATCATCGAGGTCGCAGGAATCTTCAGAATGGGAATTGGGAATGGATAATGAAAGTATTTCCGATTGA